In Deltaproteobacteria bacterium, a single window of DNA contains:
- the fliF gene encoding flagellar M-ring protein FliF produces the protein MDTISQLVKNLWTGFSALPVSRQLTLLIVVAVTLASVWGLVYWVNQADYKVLFTNLSTEDASGIVTKLQEKKIPYELSGGGNTISVPSGKVTEVRLELASLGLPQGGGVGFEIFDQKNLGATEFEQQLNYRRALQGELARTISSLEEIEQCRVHLALPRDSLFVEEQKKTTASVTIKLKGVRNLRPDQVEGIAHLVASSVEGLDPADVMVVDGKGNILSRKQDHSRLGKMTASQVEYRVGLEGDMANRIQTMLEKVVGQGKAVVRVAADLDFSVTEKTEEIYDSESPVIRSTQKQTEKSTPSAGAVNPRSAEEKLDEVINYEINKTVNKTVMPVGEIQKLSIAVLVDGTYVKDKKGEEVYQPRDKKDLDNIAELVRKSAGFSAVRGDQVVVTNMPFRTSAEDEFHAPIPWTQHVSGFTPYFKYLVILGVTIFLFLFVLKPILGLVADLGRSQPAEPRQAGADQPSELRGQAATPMLASPLKERPMNETELTRRLADADAKRFAELLRNWIR, from the coding sequence ATGGATACAATATCCCAACTCGTCAAAAACCTGTGGACAGGATTCTCCGCTTTGCCCGTTTCGCGGCAATTGACCCTTCTTATAGTCGTTGCGGTCACCCTCGCCTCCGTTTGGGGGCTGGTCTACTGGGTAAACCAGGCGGATTACAAGGTTCTTTTTACCAATCTTTCCACCGAGGATGCCTCGGGTATCGTAACCAAACTCCAGGAAAAAAAGATTCCGTATGAGCTGTCCGGAGGGGGGAATACCATTTCCGTGCCATCGGGCAAGGTGACGGAAGTTCGCCTGGAGTTGGCTTCCCTGGGATTGCCCCAGGGCGGTGGCGTCGGTTTCGAAATCTTCGACCAGAAGAACCTCGGCGCCACGGAATTTGAGCAACAACTGAATTACCGGAGGGCCCTCCAGGGGGAATTGGCCAGAACGATCAGCAGCCTGGAGGAAATTGAGCAGTGTCGGGTCCATCTGGCCCTGCCCAGGGATTCCCTCTTTGTCGAAGAACAGAAAAAAACGACCGCATCGGTGACCATAAAGCTGAAGGGGGTCCGCAATTTAAGGCCCGATCAGGTTGAGGGCATCGCTCACCTGGTGGCGAGCAGTGTCGAGGGTCTGGACCCGGCGGACGTTATGGTCGTGGACGGCAAGGGGAATATTCTGTCCCGGAAACAGGATCATTCCCGTCTGGGAAAGATGACCGCTTCCCAGGTCGAATATCGGGTGGGTCTCGAAGGGGATATGGCCAACCGTATCCAGACCATGCTGGAGAAGGTTGTCGGGCAGGGGAAGGCCGTGGTTCGGGTGGCCGCCGATCTCGATTTCAGCGTGACGGAGAAAACGGAAGAAATTTACGATTCCGAATCGCCCGTCATTCGCAGTACGCAGAAACAAACGGAGAAAAGCACGCCGTCGGCCGGCGCGGTCAACCCCAGATCCGCCGAGGAAAAGCTCGATGAAGTCATCAATTATGAAATCAACAAGACGGTCAACAAGACGGTCATGCCCGTGGGAGAAATTCAGAAATTATCGATTGCCGTTTTAGTCGATGGCACCTATGTGAAGGACAAAAAGGGTGAGGAGGTCTATCAGCCCCGGGATAAAAAGGATCTGGACAATATCGCGGAACTGGTGCGAAAATCGGCTGGATTCAGCGCAGTCCGCGGAGACCAGGTGGTGGTGACGAACATGCCTTTCCGGACATCGGCTGAAGATGAATTCCATGCGCCGATTCCCTGGACGCAGCATGTTTCCGGCTTCACACCCTATTTCAAGTATCTGGTCATTCTCGGCGTGACGATTTTCCTCTTCCTGTTCGTACTGAAACCCATACTGGGCTTGGTTGCCGATCTCGGAAGGAGTCAGCCGGCCGAACCCAGGCAGGCGGGGGCGGATCAGCCTTCCGAACTGCGGGGTCAAGCGGCGACACCGATGCTGGCGAGTCCCCTGAAGGAGCGACCGATGAACGAAACGGAGCTGACCAGGCGGCTTGCCGATGCCGACGCCAAGAGGTTTGCGGAACTTCTCCGGAACTGGATTCGCTGA